A single genomic interval of Rosistilla ulvae harbors:
- a CDS encoding Gfo/Idh/MocA family protein produces the protein MSVSRKTTSRRRFLQGTAAAGAAAFVAPSANRAFALQSPNERPVFATIGLRNQGWGITNKSFKFADFAALADVDSNVLGANLAKAEEKQKKKLDGYKDYREILDRKDIDAVMIATPDHWHTKISVEAMYAGKDVYCEKPLTLTIAEGKLIEKVVKETGRVFQVGTMQRTESGQRFLQAIALVKAGRIGTVKKVTCGIGGMVASPVIPVAEVPKEIDWDFWLGPAPKVDYRALPEMRQGYGGGVPLYSNCHYSFRNWHEYSGGKLTDWGAHHVDIACWALGASDTGPSKITPLEYSLPVEYKDGTPVVHDQYNTATSFKIQVDMPNDVEMIINSAGDNGIMFEGTEGRFFVNRGKIVGAPVEALKENPLPEGAIEEVYGGAVSENHTANFIEAMKSRKQPISDVWSHNRMLEICHLSNIAMRLDRELKWDPTKREIVGDDQANAFLSREDRKGYEINM, from the coding sequence ATGTCCGTATCTCGCAAAACAACCTCGCGCCGTCGCTTCCTGCAGGGAACCGCTGCCGCCGGTGCCGCGGCCTTCGTCGCCCCTTCGGCCAACCGCGCCTTCGCCTTGCAATCGCCCAACGAACGCCCCGTCTTCGCGACGATCGGACTGCGAAACCAAGGTTGGGGAATCACCAACAAGTCGTTCAAATTCGCCGACTTCGCCGCTCTGGCCGATGTCGATTCGAACGTCTTGGGGGCCAACCTTGCCAAAGCGGAAGAGAAGCAAAAGAAGAAGCTCGACGGCTACAAAGACTACCGCGAAATTCTGGACCGCAAAGACATCGACGCGGTGATGATCGCGACTCCAGATCACTGGCACACCAAGATCTCGGTCGAAGCGATGTATGCCGGCAAAGACGTCTACTGCGAGAAGCCGCTGACGCTGACGATCGCCGAAGGCAAACTGATCGAGAAGGTCGTCAAAGAGACCGGCCGTGTCTTCCAGGTCGGCACGATGCAGCGGACCGAATCGGGACAGCGCTTCCTGCAAGCGATCGCGTTGGTCAAAGCGGGGCGGATCGGTACGGTCAAGAAAGTAACCTGTGGCATCGGCGGCATGGTGGCTTCCCCCGTGATCCCGGTCGCCGAAGTGCCAAAGGAAATCGATTGGGACTTCTGGCTCGGCCCAGCGCCTAAAGTCGACTACCGCGCTCTCCCCGAGATGCGTCAAGGTTATGGCGGCGGCGTGCCGTTGTACAGCAACTGCCACTACTCGTTCCGTAACTGGCACGAATACTCCGGCGGTAAACTGACCGACTGGGGCGCCCACCACGTCGATATCGCCTGTTGGGCGCTGGGAGCCAGCGACACCGGCCCCAGCAAGATCACGCCGTTGGAATACAGCCTGCCTGTCGAATACAAAGACGGCACCCCTGTGGTCCACGATCAATACAATACAGCGACCAGCTTCAAGATCCAGGTCGACATGCCCAACGATGTCGAAATGATCATCAACAGCGCTGGCGATAACGGCATCATGTTCGAAGGAACCGAAGGCCGGTTCTTCGTCAACCGCGGCAAGATCGTCGGCGCTCCCGTCGAAGCACTCAAGGAAAATCCGTTGCCCGAAGGAGCGATCGAAGAGGTCTACGGCGGCGCGGTCAGCGAGAACCACACAGCCAACTTTATCGAAGCGATGAAGTCGCGGAAGCAACCGATCTCCGACGTCTGGTCGCACAACCGGATGCTCGAGATCTGTCACCTGTCGAATATCGCGATGCGTTTGGATCGCGAACTCAAGTGGGATCCAACCAAGCGTGAGATCGTTGGCGACGACCAAGCCAATGCGTTTTTGTCGCGAGAAGATCGCAAGGGTTACGAGATCAACATGTAA
- a CDS encoding outer membrane protein assembly factor BamB family protein, translated as MSDFHRFSLPLGLLVSFAAAIDVVAAPPSWPEFQNGGQAVAAEVKLPTHWAPDQNIAWTADIVGYGQSAPIVAHDQIVVTSTSGENKDDYHVSAYDCASGDLRWQVDLKNPSPFKNTPMVSRAAPTAIATDTGYIAFFEGGALIALSPEGKMLWQKDLVAEYGKIEARHGLSASLEQNNHLVFVWVERGEEPYILALNKTDGEVVWKAPGVGATSWASPRLIPVGSSHHLVCSASGKIVGLDPASGERLWEFDEISNNTSCTPMPVGDGQFLIGASDGRGETAAGAAAASNGLIEISKGEDGKFTAAYKWQAKKATSTFGSPVVAGETAAIVNRTGVLYRLDLQTGDQVSIARTAAGGIWATPIVSGDRIYLFGNKGTTSVVSLTEGKEIASNRCWDAEAESGEGVRSGSVLYAAAAASPYLILRRGDKLYAISAEDEK; from the coding sequence ATGTCCGATTTTCATCGATTCTCGCTCCCTCTGGGGCTTCTTGTTTCCTTTGCCGCCGCGATCGATGTGGTCGCCGCGCCGCCGAGTTGGCCTGAGTTTCAAAACGGCGGGCAGGCTGTCGCTGCGGAAGTGAAGCTGCCGACGCATTGGGCTCCCGATCAGAACATCGCTTGGACCGCCGATATCGTCGGCTACGGCCAATCCGCTCCCATCGTGGCTCACGACCAGATCGTCGTCACGTCGACCAGCGGCGAGAACAAAGACGACTACCACGTGTCGGCATACGACTGCGCTAGTGGCGATCTGCGATGGCAGGTCGATCTGAAGAATCCATCTCCCTTTAAGAACACGCCGATGGTCAGCCGAGCCGCTCCGACAGCCATCGCGACCGACACCGGCTACATCGCCTTTTTCGAAGGAGGCGCATTGATCGCGTTGTCCCCCGAAGGGAAAATGCTGTGGCAGAAAGACCTGGTGGCGGAGTATGGCAAGATCGAAGCGCGGCACGGTTTGTCCGCTTCGTTGGAACAGAACAACCACTTGGTTTTTGTGTGGGTTGAACGAGGCGAAGAGCCGTACATCTTGGCACTCAACAAAACCGATGGCGAAGTGGTTTGGAAGGCTCCGGGTGTCGGTGCGACCTCATGGGCATCGCCTCGCTTGATCCCCGTTGGTTCGTCGCACCATTTGGTCTGCAGCGCCAGCGGCAAGATCGTGGGACTCGATCCCGCCAGCGGCGAGCGGTTGTGGGAATTCGACGAGATCTCCAACAACACCTCGTGCACGCCGATGCCTGTTGGCGACGGACAGTTCTTGATCGGCGCTTCGGATGGGCGAGGCGAGACCGCCGCCGGGGCTGCGGCAGCGTCCAACGGGCTGATCGAAATCAGCAAGGGGGAGGATGGCAAGTTCACCGCCGCCTATAAGTGGCAAGCGAAAAAAGCGACTTCCACTTTCGGAAGCCCCGTCGTTGCCGGCGAGACCGCGGCGATCGTCAACCGCACTGGAGTCCTGTACCGATTGGACCTGCAGACCGGCGATCAGGTATCGATCGCTCGGACCGCCGCGGGCGGGATCTGGGCGACGCCGATCGTTTCGGGAGACCGGATCTATCTGTTCGGCAACAAGGGAACGACCTCGGTCGTCTCGTTGACCGAGGGCAAAGAGATCGCCAGCAATCGCTGCTGGGATGCAGAAGCCGAATCGGGCGAAGGCGTTCGCAGCGGCAGCGTTTTGTATGCTGCTGCCGCCGCATCGCCCTATTTGATTCTCCGCCGCGGCGACAAGCTGTACGCGATCTCGGCGGAAGATGAAAAGTAG